A window of Etheostoma spectabile isolate EspeVRDwgs_2016 chromosome 24, UIUC_Espe_1.0, whole genome shotgun sequence genomic DNA:
ACATTACAAGTATTGACAAGTATTTGTCAGAAAAGCGAGAGgcagcattttgcacaagcTGCAGACGTGAGaacaacaaagaacaacatAAAGAGCGTTGCAATAATCGAGACGTGAACTAATAAAGGCATGAATAGCCCTTTGCAAATCGTGCTTGTTAAGGAAAGGCTTTACTTTAGCCAGGAGAcgaagttggaaaaagcttgttttgacaacattgcttatctgtttgtcaaatttcatgctACAATCAAATGTCACACCcagattttttacagtttgcttGGCGCATGAAGTCAGAGCTCTCAGACTTAAAGTTGGATTTTTTGACATGAATTTTGTACTGAAGATAATACACTCGGTCTTGTCCTCATTCAGAGTAAGGAAGTTCCGAGATAGCCACAACTTGATGTCATTAATGCCATTTAGGAGGCAGTTTAGTGCAACACTATCATTGGGTTGTATAGGCAGATAAATTTGCaagtcatctgcataacaatgaaatgacagGTTGTGCTTATCAATTATAGCCCCTAATGGCAACATATATAAAGAGAACAGGATAGGGCCAAGAATTGAACCTTGGGGCACCCCGCAATAGAGAGGAGCAGATGAGGAGAAATCACCCATTGTGACAGAGAAAGTCCTACTTGTCAAATAAGAGCTAAACCATTTAAGTGCAGAGCCTTGAATGCCTACAAAATGCTCAAGGCGTGCAAGAAGGACTGCATGGTCCACTGTATCAAAAGCTGCTGTCAAATGATGCGTTTTTCCTAAGGTTAACAAGCTGCAAACTTTTATCAAAACGAGCCGTCTTCCAACTTCGAGATAAGATTGGTCTCTAGTAGCAGTGCTTAGATGtataaactacaacactgaCCAAAAAATATCTAttcatttaatgattaaatgaggtagtgtctccaaacttatgttttaacaggaagttctgtagtacaactaggagACACGCTATAATTAAGGTAAGAATATATGTAGAATATCTTTCCTATTTTGCTtacggtttagtttttttcttcttttttttctccgctGACTCTGGGGGGGGCGTTACATACTCTTCACACCGTTCAGTGCTTCCTACCCCAACAGAAGTATTTGAAAATCAGTTTCTTGAGAGACAGAAAGCCAGTGTTAAGACCTCAGAACTGAAGGGATGAGATCCACGATTCTGcccagacctggctcatctcaaaCAAGCCTAATGTTACACTTATATGCCCTGGTGGCTGACTGACAGGCACATGACGGAAGTATTCATATACCCTGGTGAGAGACTGACAGGCTGCGGTTGTAGGGCAAGGCACCTATATTTCTTAGACACCTTTTAGCAACAAGGcagtttaaagtgctttacataaaacaataaaggaagagcagttaaaaacagttaatggaaataaaacaagcaaaacaaggataagatataaataaaagaaaaaagttatagtgcagtgtaaaataacttttttcaatTATAGCttgttaggttaggttataaatgttcaaagaaaatacttttaggtgttatttgcatgtttacataccatatttttcagatgtgaatggaataattacgttttactactATGCCATGttatgagttattgaagcacctgggcaactcaagtgtataattaaacacgttaaattgtacattttggtgttatttcgtttttctaaagatatcctaacacagtacctgcattaaaattgcaattaggtatttatcatgacagattatagagtttagagtcttgcggttccagtacttttggaatcccggcagttgtagtgttaatgttggagaccgctactcggaaagaaagaaaatcaaaacagctgttccctttttatttagttgcttggttttattttaaatttatccactagttttatcttgtgttaaaatcatggctaacatgctatttctaatcgtttttaaatttttattttatttctggaaatcaactcgcgaccccccctctctggctcgcgacccccctgggggtcgcgacccccacttcgggaatcactgctctagggtgctagtggGTGTCTGTTaactcacagggctctagggtggtcacaccggtgcacctaatgtccttgcatctACCTGCCTCTCAACAAACGAtgaaatgtttatatatttgaCTGAAAGACAGTTATattatttgcaattatgtctGAGACAGTTAATTGTGTGGGATTGTTAGAGTTCTAGAGGTAGCATGCAGCAAAAGACAAGGGGTAACATTGGCTTACTTGTAGCCTGCAGctgcactttttaaaacaccacGGCCACTGTTGGAGTTAAAAACGACAGTGAaacaacataattgaaaaatcTTCTTTTTGTGACACTCCTAGTCCCCAGGGTGAAGTTAGCTATTTAGCAACTACTTattaatattcacatttatacctgtttgtttgtgttttacctTTACCTTCAGATATCCAGAAAGGGAATGTTGGTGAAGAACATCAGCAGGAGTGGAGCTCCTGTCTGGACCAGGAGGACACAAAGCCCCCtcacattaaagaggagcaggaggaactCCGAATCAGTCAGGACGGAGAGCAACATAAatggctggaggaggctgatatcaagTTCCCAATAACTCTTGTCCCaatgaagagtgaagatgatgaagagaaacCTCAGttctcacagcttcatcaaagagtAATTGAACAGAtgaaaacagaagctgatggagaggactgtggaggaccagaaccagccacaAACTCGGATCCAGATACACATTTACAACCAGTTACCGATGACTGTTCTGaacctgagactgatgacagtaATGAATGGAAAGAGACCGGAGAAACTCAGTCAGGTTTAAACTCTCTGAATGATAAAGTATCTGTCTCTGATCCAATATGTACTGTGGACAAACCCTTCAGCTGCTCTAAATGCGGGAAACAATTCAGCACCAATGGAcatctgaagagacacatgCGATCGCatacaggagagaaaccattttgctgctctgtgtgcaagaaatattttaaacagaGTGAACATTTACAGACGCACATGAAAATCCACACGGGAGATAAACAatttagctgctcagtctgtaagaaagctTTTATAGTGAGAGGAAATTTACGgaaacacatgagaatccacacaggcgAGAAACCGTTTAGCTGCTCGGTCTGTAAAAAAGCTTTTACAGTGAGTGGAaatttacagaaacacatgagaatccacacaggagagaaaccatttagctgcTCAGTATGTAAGAAAGAT
This region includes:
- the LOC116674029 gene encoding zinc finger protein 2, which encodes MNSEGNLSAGQRRDIQKGNVGEEHQQEWSSCLDQEDTKPPHIKEEQEELRISQDGEQHKWLEEADIKFPITLVPMKSEDDEEKPQFSQLHQRVIEQMKTEADGEDCGGPEPATNSDPDTHLQPVTDDCSEPETDDSNEWKETGETQSGLNSLNDKVSVSDPICTVDKPFSCSKCGKQFSTNGHLKRHMRSHTGEKPFCCSVCKKYFKQSEHLQTHMKIHTGDKQFSCSVCKKAFIVRGNLRKHMRIHTGEKPFSCSVCKKAFTVSGNLQKHMRIHTGEKPFSCSVCKKDFRESGHLQKHMRIHTEKPVCRLEWSSSLEAFPSDVQKVIVGEERQQEWCSSLDQEDPELPHIKEEQEELWTNQDGEQLQRLQEADITKSPFTPVPEAGVTQLGSNSFNSEVSVFDMRCTGEKLFSCSKCGKRFGINGHLKRHMRSHTGEKPYCCSVCKKYFKQSGHLQTHMKIHTGEKQFSCSVCKKAFIVSGNLHRHMRIHTGEKPFSCSVCNKAFTGSGNLQKHVRIHTGEKPFSCSLCSKAFRESGHLQKHMRSHTGEK